A window of Silurus meridionalis isolate SWU-2019-XX chromosome 4, ASM1480568v1, whole genome shotgun sequence contains these coding sequences:
- the LOC124385208 gene encoding LOW QUALITY PROTEIN: uncharacterized protein LOC124385208 (The sequence of the model RefSeq protein was modified relative to this genomic sequence to represent the inferred CDS: inserted 2 bases in 2 codons): MLLVKRASGQRCRERSHSSLQLGFQNKQGKEPIVSRAEYLGLSINSLSYRVTLTERRIASLIQCRSRFRAGSMVPFRVCLQMLGLMASVISVVRLGLLMMIDFQRWVTRLRLCPRRHLNRPVKITHSCVLALRQWGCPATLRSGIPLGAVSSRVTMTTDASLKGWGATLMGRAVNGVWPPQLIPRHINYLELLAVFLALKHFLPFIKDRHVLVKTDNSTVVAYINRQEVCAPPAASVGEETDNVVRNKVFVHQGDSCSRRMEQGADLLSRETLCTGMETAHSGGGADMAEIRPGHREISRLAKTLSPPVAKRSSLRVPSTELDFPHPGQGQRTQLVTDSDSSTLGFQALDRRNNSATVGSALATPSMEGPSVPGGRGDLSSAPGQNCSLGLARERWNLSVAGLPQSVIHTIQSARASSTRTLYDNKWRVFEEWCGRGHIVSFQCSVGDILCFLQDLLDKGKAFSTLKVYLAAISACHVGFNNEPAGRHPLISRFMKGACRIRPVSRRLVPQWDXVLGLEALSHHPFEPVDGVGLKFLSLKTVLLVALVTAKRVSELQALSVSPSCLQFAPGLTKVSXSFVPKVVDSSYRCPVTELSAFHPPQEEDGLSSLCPVRALHTYVKRTAGFRKSDQLFVSWATPHKGKPLSSQRLSRWIVEAISIAYECCGSQAPTGLRAHSTRGMATSWALLKGVSVQDICAAAGWATPHTFVRFYRLDVSESSLAHAVLSARRSEPM; encoded by the exons ATGCTCCTCGTCAAGAGAGCAAGCGGTCAGAGATGCAGAGAGCGTAGTCACTCATCTCTGCAGCTTGGGTTTCAAAATAAACAGGGAAAAGAGCCGATTGTGTCCCGCGCGGAATATCTGGGACTCAGTATAAATTCCCTCTCTTATCGAGTCACGCTGACAGAGAGAAGAATCGCATCTCTCATTCAGTGTCGCTCCCGTTTTCGGGCTGGGTCTATGGTCCCGTTCCGAGTGTGCCTACAAATGCTGGGTTTAATGGCCTCAGTGATTTCTGTGGTGCGTCTGGGACTTCTCATGATGATAGATTTTCAGAGATGGGTCACGCGGTTGCGCTTATGTCCCCGACGTCATCTCAATCGGCCGGTCAAAATAACACATTCGTGCGTCTTAGCGCTCCGCCAATGGGGATGCCCCGCGACTCTTCGGTCGGGGATTCCCTTGGGGGCGGTGTCGTCGCGAGTTACTATGACGACGGACGCGTCTTTGAAGGGCTGGGGTGCGACCCTTATGGGCAGAGCTGTGAACGGCGTGTGGCCACCACAGCTGATCCCGAGACATATAAACTACTTGGAGTTGTTGGCAGTGTTTCTGGCACTGAAACACTTTCTGCCTTTCATAAAGGACCGAcatgtgttggtgaaaacagACAATTCCACAGTGGTCGCATACATCAACCGGCAGGAGGTGTGCGCTCCTCCAGCTGCATCAGTTGGCGAGGAAACTGATAATGTGGTGCGAAACAAGGTTTTTGTCCATCAGGGCGACTCATGTTCCAGGCGTATGGAACAGGGTGCAGATCTATTGTCCAGGGAAACCCTCTGTACGGGAATGGAAACTGCACActcaggtggtggagcagatatggcagagatacgGCCGGGCCACCGTGAGATCTCACGCCTCGCGAAAACGCTCAGT CCACCCGTGGCCAAACGTTCTTCTCTACGCGTTCCCTCCACTGAGCTTGATTTCCCCCACCCTGGCCAGGGTCAGAGAACTCAGCTTGTCACTGATTCTGATAGCTCCACGTTGGGCTTCCAGGCACTGGATCGCAGAAATAATTCAGCTACTGTCGGATCAGCCTTGGCCACTCCCTCCATGGAGGGACCTTCTGTCCCAGGCGGGCGGGGAGATTTATCATCCGCACCCGGACAGAATTGCTCTTTGGGCCTGGCCCGTGAGAGGTGGAACTTGAGTGTGGCTGGTTTGCCCCAATCggttatacacactatccagAGTGCCAGGGCCTCGTCTACTCGCACGCTTTATGACAATAAATGGCGAGTTTTTGAGGAGTGGTGTGGCCGCGGTCACATTGtctctttccagtgttctgtgggagacattttgtgttttctccagGATTTGCTGGATAAAGGGAAAGctttttctactttgaaagtGTATCTGGCGGCTATTTCTGCATGTCACGTCGGGTTTAATAACGAACCTGCGGGTCGGCACCCTTTGATTAGCCGGTTTATGAAAGGTGCATGCCGTATAAGGCCGGTGTCTCGGCGGTTAGTGCCTCAGTGGG CCGTCCTTGGTTTGGAAGCCCTTTCTCATCACCCCTTCGAGCCGGTGGATGGCGTAGGGCTgaaatttctttctcttaagACGGTGCTGCTTGTGGCTCTAGTGACTGCTAAGCGTGTGAGCGAGCTGCAAGCCCTGTCTGTCAGTCCGTCCTGTCTACAGTTCGCCCCTGGGCTCACGAAGGTTT TTTCGTTCGTGCCTAAGGTGGTGGATTCTTCTTATAGATGTCCCGTTACGGAACTTTCGGCTTTTCACCCACCTCAGGAGGAGGATGGCTTGAGTTCCTTGTGCCCGGTGCGGGCCCTCCATACGTATGTCAAGAGAACAGCGGGTTTCAGAAAATCGGACCAGCTTTTTGTGTCTTGGGCTACCCCTCACAAAGGGAAGCCGTTGTCGAGTCAGCGGCTGTCCCGCTGGATTGTGGAGGCTATATCTATAGCGTATGAATGCTGTGGTTCTCAGGCTCCCACGGGTCTGAGGGCCCACTCTACTAGAGGGATGGCGACATCATGGGCCCTGCTTAAGGGTGTCTCTGTTCAGGATATTTGTGCGGCAGCTGGCTGGGCCACGCCGCACACCTTTGTGCGGTTTTATAGACTAGATGTGTCTGAGTCATCCTTGGCACATGCAGTGCTGAGTGCCAGGCGTTCTGAGCCTATGTGA